Genomic segment of Malania oleifera isolate guangnan ecotype guangnan chromosome 7, ASM2987363v1, whole genome shotgun sequence:
TTGAGAGCTTTTCGGTCAAGTAATTCCCACTTGATCTCCTTCATGGATTTTGACTtctccttcaatggtaagtgcaacttcttaccaaacaagtagttcTCAATTTGCATTTTCCAGAAGCCGAAGTTGGTGCTGTCAAACATCTCGATTTATGACCTCTTTTTGTTTGACATCTTGATTCACCAAtatagagatggaattagctcaaatggataacATGGTTGGATCCGAAACGGTCGAACactttagaaatggttcaatTTGTTCAAAATACAGATCTAAAATGGCTCCAAAAAGTCTAGTCAAAGTTCTAGTCAAACCTGGTCAAAACATGGTCAACTTTAATGGAATATTCCCTCAACTGATGGAATATTCTCATGTTGTTACTAACTCCGTTTGCTGATGTGGCACTGTAGGGCCCACCTGTTGATGTGGTACTACACCCACCTACTGATGTGGCTGGGTGGGGTCCCCTGTTGACGTGACACCATGGGGCCCACCTCTTTACATGGTGCGCTGACATCACACTGATATCAACGTCTTCAACCTCCAGATGCTCGCCGACTGATCGTTGGTGTGTCAGAGCATGTGAGACCACTTGCCGATCACCTACCGGCGCGTGAGGGTGTGTGGGAACGCCGCCTAGTTGTTAGTGGCGCGTGCAGACGCGTGCGTTGTCGTCTGAGCTCTGTTCGAGCTCCGATTACCATCGTTGGCTTCATCTCAACGAGAGGAACGCAATGGTCGCCTCAAAAGTGAGTTTTGAGCTACTGGACATATGCTCCAATCTGAGAATTTTGCTTTAATCTATCAATTTTGCTCCAATCTTTCTCTGATATTAATTGTTGGGGTAAATCTAAGAGCAACAATTACACACGggcaaaaataaataacaaaaattgaACACCaaattttatgtggttcggtccaACCTTACCTAAGTCCACAGAGCACATATCAATTCACTATAATCGGAagaataatacaaggaggaggaggctatTGCTTAACTCAACTCTTTTTCAACGTAAGCTACAGGGTGGTGCTGCCGGGCTCAACATCTTATTGTTTATTGTTCACAGTGACGAAAGCAAAATTTAGCAATTGGATATTCATCTTACAATAGAAGAAAACAAAAGGCAGCGGACGACTTTTAGCATGACTTTTTACCCGCAAGAAAGAAAGACTAATATTTTAACAGAACAAATGACAAGGGAAGAGCAGCAATGAATTCCTTTGGACCCTGCCTCTGGCAATCCTGACAACACTGGTTCCATCAAGCTCAAGAAGAAGAGAAAATGGATGGTCTCATTCTCAGGAGTCTGCTCTTGTCCACTGCAGTACTACTTCTGTACTCTGTTCTGAGAGCTGTTTACACCATTTGGTGGGGACCCAAAAGCCTGGAGAAGCGTTTAACACAGCAGGGGATAAGAGGTACCTCTTACAAGCTTTTTTATGGTGACAAGAAAGACTTCCTGAGATTAAACAAGGAAGCGTTGTCCAAACCCATTAGCCTAAATCACCAGATTGCATCACGGGTGCTTCCATTCACTCATCATATGGTTCAAACATATGGTAAGCAACTGATTAAAATCCCTCGGTCAACAAAATACATGTTCTGTTTTTTTCACCTTTTCTGGGAATTCTCAAGTTTCTAGGATACATCAGCAGGATACAAAAATTTCTCTTTCCTAAGATTGACTTCTCAAAGGGTTTAATGTAAAATTGAAGATATATACCTGGCAACAGGAAAATTTTGTGTAGAATGGGTTGGAACGAGAGCTAGGCTGATAATTGCGGACCCAGAGCTCATCAGGCTAGCATTAACAGAGAAGGACGGCCACATCCAAAAGCAAAAACAGAACCCTCTTGTTAATATTCTCAGTCTGGGCCTCTCGGCCTTGGAAGGGGAGAAATGGGCAAAGCACAGAACATTGATGACTCCTGCTTTCCACCATGGCAAGTTAAAGGCAAGTACCCCTCACAATTTCATCCTAAGGATTAATATTCATGTCGGACACTACAATTTATCATTTATTCAATAAAGTCATTTGGCGATTTTTTTTTCTCTACACTTATTTTCAGTAGAAAGTGTAAATTTTTAGTAGCAGTTCTCAATTTCTGTTGAACAGGGTGTTGAATTATGGCTTATTTTAGAAGCCtaccattgccattgaagtcttcaatggtgggctattttttctaaggtaggtgattagtggttgtaatagtggtattTCCTAACTTATATAAACCTatcacctccatttgtaatcTCATCCCTAAaaattgcctacttctctcttaggctcattctctcttctctctctcatttttgtaatatttctacagtagagaaatattgattgatagtgtccgagaATGTAGGCACAATTAGTCGAACCTCgttaattctggtgttcttcctttTATCTATTCAATAGTTAACTTTTGTCGGATATAGTTGTAGCAATATATtatgttaattacatgtctaaggaaaattctgtttaggaaagagggatttaagcggtctgttgtgaccccccacttccctgggaatttactTGGTGTAATTTTACACAATTATTCACTCCCTATTTACTTGTACAATTgtaactgtggtaaagttaggtggaacaataTCTAGTTTCACAACACAGGGGATGGAATACTAATGGAATGATAtgagtttttctaaaaactaaatattttcaataatcaTGATGCCTCCTATGACTTTGGAGTTCTGAAGTTATATTTAACAGGGGATGGGGCCAGCCTTTTCAGCCAGTTGCTGCAACATGATTGACCGGTGGAACGAACTGGTTAGTCCTGAAGGATCATGCGAACTGGATGTTGCCCTAGAATTGCAAAATCTTACCGGTGATGTCATTGCTCGAACAGCCTTTGGAAGTAGCTATGAAGCCGGAAAGAAGATATTTGAATTCCAGAAAGAGCAGGCAACGCTGGTGATGGAAGCTTTCGAAGCCTTCTATTTTCCTGGTCTCAGGTGCACTGCTCAGTCCTTCTAACTTCAATTTAAGAGTCATCATTTTGTGAAGataattttaacttcaaaaacCTGACTTTTCTTTGAAATACGACCTTACTCCTTAACAGCTAAGTTCATTCAACTTGTATGTGAATTATACTTCGGTTATATGCTTTTTTACTTTAGATTCATACCCACAAAGAAAAACAGAAGGAGATATTATCTAGACAATGAGATCAAAACAACAATAAGGGGCATTATTCGAGAAAAAGAGCAGGCAAAGAAAAACACAGAATCAAGCAGCACTGATTTATTGGGTTTGCTGTTACAATGCAAAGAACAGAAGGATAATGAGATGACAATTGAGGATGTGATTGAAGAATGCAAGTTATTCTACTTCGCTGGCCAAGAGACTACTGCTAACCTGCTAACATGGACGATCATCGCCTTATCAATGCATCCGAATTGGCAAGAGAAGGCAAGAGAAGAGGTTCTGCAGATTTGGGGGCATAAAACTCCTGATGTTGAAGGCATAAACCATCTCAAGATTGTAAGTGCAATTCCGTTTATGCTACGCACAAAGGTGCTAGAAACAACACTAACACTTGAACCCACATCATTTTGGAAGCTAGTAGTTGCTTATGGAGGTAATTTGCAGGTCCCCATGGTAGTACATGAAGTCTTAAGGCTATATCCACCGGTGGTATTTATGTTACGACAGATTCATCAAAGAACAAATATAGGGGGATTGTCCATCCCAGAAGGGATCGACCTTTACTTACCTGTGCTGCTTCTTCATCATGACCCAGACTACTGGGGTGGCGATGTTGAAGAATTCAAACCAGAGAGATTTGCTGAAGGGGTTTCCAAGGCATCCAAGGATCAAATGGCATTCTACCCATTTGGATGGGGACCCAGAGTCTGTATTGGCCAAAACTTTGCAATGATGGAAGCAAAGATGGCATTGGCCATGATTTTGC
This window contains:
- the LOC131159973 gene encoding cytochrome P450 CYP72A616-like isoform X4; this translates as MDGLILRSLLLSTAVLLLYSVLRAVYTIWWGPKSLEKRLTQQGIRGTSYKLFYGDKKDFLRLNKEALSKPISLNHQIASRVLPFTHHMVQTYGKFCVEWVGTRARLIIADPELIRLALTEKDGHIQKQKQNPLVNILSLGLSALEGEKWAKHRTLMTPAFHHGKLKGMGPAFSASCCNMIDRWNELVSPEGSCELDVALELQNLTGDVIARTAFGSSYEAGKKIFEFQKEQATLVMEAFEAFYFPGLRFIPTKKNRRRYYLDNEIKTTIRGIIREKEQAKKNTESSSTDLLGLLLQCKEQKDNEMTIEDVIEECKLFYFAGQETTANLLTWTIIALSMHPNWQEKAREEVLQIWGHKTPDVEGINHLKIVPMVVHEVLRLYPPVVFMLRQIHQRTNIGGLSIPEGIDLYLPVLLLHHDPDYWGGDVEEFKPERFAEGVSKASKDQMAFYPFGWGPRVCIGQNFAMMEAKMALAMILQHFWFELSPTYTHAPFTVITLQPQHGAPIILHQI
- the LOC131159973 gene encoding cytochrome P450 CYP72A616-like isoform X3, encoding MDGLILRSLLLSTAVLLLYSVLRAVYTIWWGPKSLEKRLTQQGIRGTSYKLFYGDKKDFLRLNKEALSKPISLNHQIASRVLPFTHHMVQTYDIYLATGKFCVEWVGTRARLIIADPELIRLALTEKDGHIQKQKQNPLVNILSLGLSALEGEKWAKHRTLMTPAFHHGKLKGMGPAFSASCCNMIDRWNELVSPEGSCELDVALELQNLTGDVIARTAFGSSYEAGKKIFEFQKEQATLVMEAFEAFYFPGLRFIPTKKNRRRYYLDNEIKTTIRGIIREKEQAKKNTESSSTDLLGLLLQCKEQKDNEMTIEDVIEECKLFYFAGQETTANLLTWTIIALSMHPNWQEKAREEVLQIWGHKTPDVEGINHLKIVPMVVHEVLRLYPPVVFMLRQIHQRTNIGGLSIPEGIDLYLPVLLLHHDPDYWGGDVEEFKPERFAEGVSKASKDQMAFYPFGWGPRVCIGQNFAMMEAKMALAMILQHFWFELSPTYTHAPFTVITLQPQHGAPIILHQI
- the LOC131159973 gene encoding cytochrome P450 CYP72A616-like isoform X2, with translation MDGLILRSLLLSTAVLLLYSVLRAVYTIWWGPKSLEKRLTQQGIRGTSYKLFYGDKKDFLRLNKEALSKPISLNHQIASRVLPFTHHMVQTYGKFCVEWVGTRARLIIADPELIRLALTEKDGHIQKQKQNPLVNILSLGLSALEGEKWAKHRTLMTPAFHHGKLKGMGPAFSASCCNMIDRWNELVSPEGSCELDVALELQNLTGDVIARTAFGSSYEAGKKIFEFQKEQATLVMEAFEAFYFPGLRFIPTKKNRRRYYLDNEIKTTIRGIIREKEQAKKNTESSSTDLLGLLLQCKEQKDNEMTIEDVIEECKLFYFAGQETTANLLTWTIIALSMHPNWQEKAREEVLQIWGHKTPDVEGINHLKIVSAIPFMLRTKVLETTLTLEPTSFWKLVVAYGGNLQVPMVVHEVLRLYPPVVFMLRQIHQRTNIGGLSIPEGIDLYLPVLLLHHDPDYWGGDVEEFKPERFAEGVSKASKDQMAFYPFGWGPRVCIGQNFAMMEAKMALAMILQHFWFELSPTYTHAPFTVITLQPQHGAPIILHQI
- the LOC131159973 gene encoding cytochrome P450 CYP72A616-like isoform X1, which produces MDGLILRSLLLSTAVLLLYSVLRAVYTIWWGPKSLEKRLTQQGIRGTSYKLFYGDKKDFLRLNKEALSKPISLNHQIASRVLPFTHHMVQTYDIYLATGKFCVEWVGTRARLIIADPELIRLALTEKDGHIQKQKQNPLVNILSLGLSALEGEKWAKHRTLMTPAFHHGKLKGMGPAFSASCCNMIDRWNELVSPEGSCELDVALELQNLTGDVIARTAFGSSYEAGKKIFEFQKEQATLVMEAFEAFYFPGLRFIPTKKNRRRYYLDNEIKTTIRGIIREKEQAKKNTESSSTDLLGLLLQCKEQKDNEMTIEDVIEECKLFYFAGQETTANLLTWTIIALSMHPNWQEKAREEVLQIWGHKTPDVEGINHLKIVSAIPFMLRTKVLETTLTLEPTSFWKLVVAYGGNLQVPMVVHEVLRLYPPVVFMLRQIHQRTNIGGLSIPEGIDLYLPVLLLHHDPDYWGGDVEEFKPERFAEGVSKASKDQMAFYPFGWGPRVCIGQNFAMMEAKMALAMILQHFWFELSPTYTHAPFTVITLQPQHGAPIILHQI